A region of the Rhizobium binae genome:
AATCTTGATCTCGGAGGTGGTGATCGCCTTGATGTTGATGCCTTTTTCGGCAAGTGCACGAAATGCGGTCGCTGCCACGCCGGCATGGCTGCGCATGCCGATACCGATGACCGATACCTTTACCAGCCCCGATTCGTTTTGCACGACGTCGTAGCCGATCTTCTCCTTATGGTCGCCGAGCACCTTGATCGCCTTTTCGACGTCGCCCGACGGTACGGTGAAGGTCATGTCGGTCTTCGATCCGTCCTCGGAAATGTTCTGGACGATCATGTCGACATTGATATGGGATTCGGCAAGCGGCCCGAAGATCGCGGCGGAGACGCCCGGGCGGTCGGCAAGACGGCGAAGCGAGATCTGAGCCTCATCCTTGGCATAGGCGATGCCGGTGACTACTTCCTGTTCCACGATTTCATCCTCGTCACAAATCAGCGTTCCGGGCGGGTTCAACAGATCGCCCATGCCCGGAGCATCGGGATCTTCGAAAGACGAACGCACGAAGGTACGCACCTTGTGCACCATGGCAAGCTCGACCGAGCGCACCTGCAGCACCTTGGCGCCGAGCGAAGCCATCTCGAGCATTTCCTCGAAGGCAATCTTCTTCAGCCGACGCGCCTGCGGCACGATGCGCGGATCGGTCGTATAAACGCCGTCGACATCAGTGTAGATATCGCAGCGATCCGCTTTTACAGCGGCCGCGATGGCCACAGCCGACGTATCCGATCCACCGCGTCCGAGTGTCGCGATGCGGTTGTCGGGTCCCAGTCCCTGGAAGCCGGCGATGACAGCAACCTGCCCCTCGCCCATCCGCTTGATGATGTCCGAACCGTCGATATCGAGGATGCGCGCCGCACCATGGGCGTTGTCGGTGCGGATCGGGATCTGCCATCCCTGCCAGGAGCGGGCATTGATATCCATCGCCTGCAGCGCGATCGCCAGCAGCCCCGAGGTCACCTGCTCGCCGGAGGCGACGACCGCGTCATATTCCCGCGCATCGTAAAACGGAGAGTTGGCGCCGATCACCTTCGGCGTGCCCTGCACCCAACCGACCAGCTCGTTGGTCTTGCCGGACATGGCCGAAACGACCACCGCCACCTCGTGGCCGGCATCGACTTCGCGTTTCACGTGGCGGGCAACGTTCTTGATGCGGTCCAGGTCAGCGACGGACGTGCCGCCGAATTTCATTACGATGCGTGCCATATGCCTCTACCACGACTGGCGCCGGAAAACGGAAACCCGGACCCGGCATCACGAAAGCCCAGGGGAGACCGGTTGGCGAAAGAGCCGGCCGAATTCTGGAACCGCTCGAAAAGCCCAGGCCCCCAAAGGCCCCAAGTTGCGGCGTCTCTTAGCGAGTTTGGCGGGGGGAGGCAAGCGCGCGCGATAAAAGCAGTTGCCGGGTTGCTCCACGCCCGCCGGTCTCCCGCTCCGCGCCCCTTGACTTATGCTGCCGATCATCCGACTTCACATCTGACGAACGAAGGAGTGGACGATGACGGAAGGCGCCAGAAGCACGATCGACCAGGGCGAAGTGGACCGCTTCTCGGCGATGGCGGCGGAATGGTGGAGCCCGACCGGCAAGTTCAGGCCGCTGCATAAGTTCAATCCCGTCCGTCTCGCCTATATAAGAGACAAGGCCTGCGAGAATTTCGGCCGCGATCCGAAAAGCCCTCGCCCGCTCGAGGGTCTGCGCGTGCTCGATATCGGCTGCGGCGGCGGCCTGTTGTCCGAACCCGTCGCCCGGATGGGCGCCTCCGTCATCGGTGCAGACCCCTCGGAGAAGAATATCGGCATCGCCTCGACGCATGCGAAAGCCTCCGGCGTTCCAGTCGACTATCGCGCCGTTACCGCCGAGGAGCTCGCCGAAGCAGGGGAGACCTTCGATATCGTCCTGAACATGGAAGTGGTCGAACACGTCGCCGAGGTCGATTTCTTCATGACGACCTGCGCGAAGATGGTCCGCCCCGGCGGCCTGATCTTCGTTGCGACCATCAATCGCACGATGAAGGCGGCAGCCCTTGCCATCTTCGCCGCCGAAGAAATCCTACGCTGGCTGCCGCGCGGCACCCATCAATATGAAAAGCTGGTGCGTCCGGAAGAGCTGGAAGGGCCCCTTGCCTCAAGCGGCCTCGAAATCACCGACCGCACTGGCGTCTTCTTCAATCCGCTGTCGAACCAGTGGAACCTGTCGAAAGATATGGATGTGAACTATATGCTGCTGGCGAAACGGCCGGCTTGATTCCCGATTCGTAAGCCAGCTATTTCCGGCATCGGGACCAACCGCGCCGGCTGAATATCAGTGCACATCCTCCGGCAGAACCGGAATGGCAGCGATCTCGATGCCTTCTTCCACCAGCGCTTGCGCCTCGTCGAGCGTCGCTTGGCCGATGATCCCGCGCGGATCCGCCTCGCCATAATGGATCTTGCGAGCTTCCTCGGGAAACTTCGTGCCGACATCCTCGGAATTGGCTTTGACCGCGGCGACGGCCTCTTTCAGCTTCTGCAGGGCCTCTTGCCGCATGGCATCCATTGCCAGCGTCTGCCTCTCGTCCTTCTTGCGCGCCGTCGATACCGACGGCGCCATCAGAAGTTTGGAGACGGCGGCGGAATGGCAGACCGGGCAGGTCAGGAAACCGCTCGCGACCTGACGGTCGAAGTCGGCGCTTTCCGAAAACCAGCCTTCGAATTCATGGGCATTGTCGCAGGCGAGGGAATAGCGGATCAAGCGGCGACGCCTCCTGCGACTGCCCCCGCGATCCTCTCGACCGAGAATTCCCGGCCGTTCCTGAGGTTCGGGATCTTGTCATGCGCGGCCTTGACCGCGCCGGGATCGATCTCGGCGAGGATGACGGCCTCTCCGGTGGCACCGGCGGAGGCCAGCACGGTGCCCCAGGGATCGATGATCATCGAATGACCGAAAGTCTCGCGCCCGTCCTCGTGCCGGCCGGCCTGGGCCGCGGCGATGACGAAGACACCGTTCTCGATGGCGCGCGCGCGCAGCAGGATCTCCCAATGCGCTTCGCCCGTCTGCCGGGTAAATGCGGCCGGAACCGTCATCACCTCGGCGCCGGCAACCGCCTGGGCACGGAAGAGGGCGGGAAAGCGCACGTCGTAGCAGATCGCGAAACCCATTTCGGCAAAGGGCAGCGACAGGACGCGCGCCTCCGAGCCGGCCGTATAGGCTGCACTTTCACGCCAGCTCTCGCCATTGTCGAGGTCGACGTCGAACATATGGATCTTATCGTAGCGATTGAGAATTCTGCCGTCGGGACCGAAGAGGAAACCGCGATTGGCGATCTTGCCGTCAGAAAGCGCGATCGCCGTCGAGCCGACATGCATGTGGATGCCAAACTCCCTGGCAAGCTCGGAGCCGGTCTTGACGATGACGTCATTCGCCTCGTCGGCGAGCACGGCGCGCGCCGCCACCCGGTCGCGCTGCAGCATGCCGGTCATCTCGGGCGTCTGCACATAGCTCGCGCCCTGGGCGGCAGCCTCGCGCACCAGCCGCGCCATGACGGCGGCATTCTTGACCGGATCGACCCCGGAGCACATCTGGATGGCGGCAGCCTTGAAGCTCATCGGTTCGTCCTCACGCCGCCAGCATCGGATCGAGCTTGCCGGCACGGTCAAGCGCAAAGAGATCGTCGCAGCCGCCGATATGTTCGGCGCCGATGAAGATCTGCGGGAAGGTGGTCCGCCCGTTCGACTTGCCAAGCATCTCCTGGCGAAGGTCCGGGGAATAGGTTGCGTCGTGTTCGACGTAGTCGACGCCCTTTTGTTCAAGAAGGGACTTGGCGCGGCTGCAATAGCCGCAGAACTGCCGTGTATAGATCGTGACGGGTACCATGATATCTCCAGACGGATGCCGGGTATTTCTGTCATATAGGCTCGGAGAGAGCCCTTGCAAAGGTCAAAACCGTGATCTCGGCCGCACCCGCCTTGCGTAGCGTCCGGCTTGCGGCGGCAACCGTCGCCCCTGTCGTGTAGACGTCGTCGACAAGAATGATGCGCTTGCCGAAAATGTCGTTTTCGCGACCCTTGGCAATCGCGAAAGCGCCTCTGACATTGTCCTCGCGCGCCCTGGCGCCGAGGCCAACCTGCTGGCTGGTGCGCTTGACGCGGACAAGGGTAGCGGCAAGCAGCGGCCTGCCGGAAAGCCTTGCCATATGGCGGGCAAGCTCGGCAGCCTGGTTGAACCTGCGCGTCAGCATGCGGGTACGGTGCAGCGGCACTGGAATCAGCGCATCGCAGCTTTCGACTGTCCCGTCTGACGCGCGCAACATCCAGCCGGCCATCATCGGCGCCAGATCGGTGCGATCGCGATATTTGAGCCCATGCACAAGGTCGCGGACCGCGTAGTCGTGGGTCGCCGCCGACCGCAACCGGTCGAAAGGCGGCGGATTGGCGATTGCCTCAGCGCTGAGAATGCCGGCGCCGAGATCGTGCGAGAAAGGAATGCCGAGCACCTCGCAATAGGGCCGTTCGATGAAGCGGATGCCGGACCAGCATTTTGCGCAGAGCCCACGATGGCCACCGGTGGAAACGCCGCAGACCGAACAGGCCGGCGGATAGAGAAAATCGACAAATGCCGAAAACGGCCGCAAGAACTGCGTCCGCAGGAAGTCCGCCGGTCTTTCGAAATCGATCGGTCCCATACCACTGAGATTAGCCGGTTCTCTTCGAAAGGAAAATCGCCTTGCCGCGTCGGCGACGCCGGGAGCAGCGCCGCGCGTCTGAAAAGATGCGCAAGCGAACTGCAACGCTTTGCATGGCTGCATAATTCCTGAAATCGATTCCGATTTCAGGAATTATGCGGTAAGGACATCGCCATGGAAATGATCTTCGACAGAGCCCTGATCGCCGCACATCGTCATCGCGCGCTTGTCAACAACGACCGGAAAGCCGCCTTCCTGCTGGACATCGCGGCAGAGGAAATGGCCGAGAGGCTGGCGGTCGTCGAGCGGCGTTTCGAAACCGCCGTCGAATTGCATGGAGCGACAGGTGCGGCGGCCCGCGCGGCAATGGCGACGGGCAAAATCAGCACGATGATCCGCGTCGAGAGCGAGAAGGCCTATGCGGCCCCAAACGAAAGCGTTATCGAGGCGCCGCTCGAGGACGTGCCTCTCGACCCGCAATCGGCCAACCTCATTCTAGCGCCGCTCAGCCTGCACCTGACCAATGATACACCTGGTGTTTTCATCCAGATTCGTCGCGCCCTGAAACCCGACGGCCTTTTCCTGGCGGCCATTCCAGGCGCCGGCACGCTGCAGGAACTGCGCGACGCCCTCTTGACCGCCGAGGTCGAAATGACCGGCGGCGCCAGCCCGCGCGTCATCCCCTTCGCCGATGTGCGCGATGTCGGCAGTCTCATGCAGCGCGCCGGCTTCACCCTGCCGGTGATCGACGCTGAGACCTATACGGTTCGATATGATTCTCTGTTTCCGCTGATGCGCGATCTCCGGGCCATGGGCATGAGCAATCCGCTCGCAGCCCGCGGCCGCATGCCCCTGACCCGCGCCTTCTTCCTGCGCGCGGCGGAGATCTATGCCGAGCGCTATGCCGATCCCGACGGACGTATTCGAGCGACCTTTGCAATCATCTATGTCTCCGGATGGGCGGCTCACGAGAGCCAGCAGAGGCCGCTCCAGCCGGGCTCGGCCAAGGCACGCCTTGCCGATGCGCTGAAAGTGCACGAGCACAAACTCAGACAATAGCGGATGATATCGAAAGTGTCAGCGGTTTGTGCAGCTCATCATGCTGCGGCCCGTCAAAAGTAGACGGCCGGCTGTTCAATTGACGGTGATATTGTTGCTGACAACGTTGAAGACGTTCTGCAGGCTGCCCGTAAAGAAGCCGAGACCCGAGACCAGCGCCGTGCAGATGACGGCGGCGATCAGGCCGTATTCGACCGCCGTCGCACCTGCGCCGTCCGAAAAAAATGCTTTCAAAAGACGCATTACCCCAACCCTTTGCGAAAATCGACTGCAATGACCAATTGCCGGCCATCAGGCGATGGCCGGCAATTTCAGCAACCGGCGCCGACGCCGTATCCTTCGACGACGCAGACCGAGCCGGGCGTCTCCTGCAGCACGCTGCGGCGGATCGTATAGCGCCTGCCGCCTTCGTTCTTCGGGATCGATCCTGTGGTGATCGTGTCGAAATCCACCGGCGCGCTGGCAAAGACGCTTTTCTTCGAGGAATCGGCAAGCATCGGCGTCAGGATCAGTGTCAGGGCGACCACCGCCGTGCCAAAGAGAAGGGCGATGTTGAGCGCACCCGTCCTGCGCGAGGCAGACGAAGCCCGTTCCTTTTCCCGGACAGCTTTCCAGAAATCATCGTCCATGAGGTCAAGCCTTTTAAATACGCACGTCAGATGCTTGATTGAGGCCGATCTTTGGCAGAAGGTGTTAAACGATCCATTAATATCCACAGCCGAAAACGGCGTGAGACAATAATAATCAGCTTACGCTAATACATGTCGACTGGAAGGGCACAGCAATTCCTGGAGAACGACATGCGATGAAATGAGATTTAAAGCGCGGCGCGTGTATTAAACGAGACGCGTTTAAAGCAAATCCTGCAGCATCGGGATGAGCGGCTCGTCGGCCGGCGGCATCGGGTAATCTCGAAGCGCCTGCGCACGCACCCATTTCAAGGCCTGCCCCTCTCGGCCATGGGCAACGCCCTCATAGCGCCGGCAGATATAGAGCGGCATCAACAGGTGGAACGCCTCATAGGAATGGCTGGCGAAAGTCAGCGGGGCGAGGCAGGCGATCTTCGTTTTGATGCCGAGCTCTTCCTCGAGCTCGCGCACCAGGGTTTCCTCCGGTGTCTCGCCGGGCTCGACCTTGCCGCCGGGAAACTCCCAGAGCCCGGCAAGCGATTTTCCCTCGGGACGCTGTGCCAATAGAATACGCCCGTCGGCATCGATCAGCGCGCAGGCGGCGACCAGCAATATCTTCCGGCCCGCCTCGCTCATCGCGGCTCCCGCTGCCAATAACAATAATGATAGGCGTCGCGAAAACCGAGGCGCTCGTAAAGTGCGATCGCCGGACGGTTGGAAAGCTTGACCTGCAGCCAGGCCGATCGGGCGCTGCGCATGCGTGCCCAGCGCAGCGCCGAAGTCAGGATTTCGGTGCCCAATCCTTCGCGTCGCCGCGTTTCGCAGACCGAAAGCGACATGATGCCGGCAAGATCGTTGTCCTGGACGCAGAGCACGGTCGCAAGCGGTCCATCCACCGCATTTTCAATCATGAAGAGGCCCGACGGCGGCTTGATCGCCGAAATGATTTCGGCAAGGGCGGGCTTCAGCGTCAGAGGCGCTCCATCGACGGCAAGATTGGCATCGACGAAACGGCCGACGTCGTGAGTCGGCAGATGATCGAGCGTATCCGGCAGCGCAGCCTCGGCGAGATCGCAGGTCATGACCACCGTTTCGTCGAACCGCGTCCAGTTCTGCGCGCGGAGAAGCTCGATCAAGACAGGCGAAGCGAGCGGCGTCTGACGGACGACCGCTGCGCGACCATAGGCTTCAAACTTGCGGCTCGCCTTTTCTAGGCGGATCTCGACGTCGCGATGGTCCGACGGATCGAGCGGCACGATGGAATTCAGCCGGTTGGACGGGTGGCCGGCCGTCAATCGAACCTGCCAACTGCCGTCATATTGCACGGATGCCGCCGGCCAGGCACGAAAACCGACAGCCTCCAGCCTGCGGACCAGCGGCAAATTCTGCGAGGAAATAGATGCCTGCTCCAACGAACGATCAGCTCCGATAGTCGCCATTGATCGCAACATATTCCTTGGTGAGGTCGCAGGTCCAGACGGTTGCCGAACCCGTGCCGAGGCCGATATCGACTTTGACGGGGATATCCTGCGCCTTCATCACATTCGAGGCGGCTTCCTCGGAATAATCGGAGTCTCGCTCGCCGTTCACGGCGACCCTGACGTCGCCGAACCAGATGGCGAGCCGGTCGCGGTCGGCCATCTCGCCGGACTTGCCGACGGCCATGACGATCCGGCCCCAATTGGCGTCTTCGCCGGCAGCCGCCGTCTTGACCAGCGGCGAATTGGCAATCGACAGGGCGATACGCTTGGCGGCGGCATCGCTCTCGGCGCCCGTCACAGTAATTTCGAGCATCTTGGTGGCGCCCTCGCCGTCACGCACCACCTGCAGCGACAGATCCTTCAGCACTTCGTTGAGAGCGGCGCGGAAGGCGGCAAGCCGGGGATCGTCGGCGCGTTCAACGCGGGCCTGGCCGTCTTCGGCCGCCGCACCGGTCGCAAACAGCATCAGCGTGTCGGACGTGGAGGTGTCGCTGTCGACGGTCATGGAATTGAAGGTCGGGCCAACGCCATCGGACAGCAGCGCCTGCAGCGCAGCCGGCGCGATGTCGGCATCGGTCACGACGAAGGAGAGCATCGTCGCCATGTCGGGCGCAATCATGCCCGCGCCCTTGGCGATGCCGTTGATGGTCACGGCAACCCCGCCGATCTCGGCGCTGCGGGTCGACACTTTAGGATAGGTGTCGGTCGTCATGATCGCCTTGGCGGCCTCAAACCAGAAGTCGCCGGTGGCCTCGGCCTGCATCCGGTCCAGGACGCCTGAGAATTTGGTGGCGTCGAGCGGTTCGCCGATGACGCCAGTGGAGGCTAGGTAGACTTCGTTCTCGCCGCAGCCGACGGCGGCCGCGGCCGATTTCGCCGTGAGCGCGGTCGCCTGGCGGCCCTTCATGCCGGTAAAGGCATTGGCATTGCCGGAATTGACGACGACGGCGCGCGCAATGCCATGCGGCAGGTTGGCGCGGCAGAAATCGACCGGCGCCGACGGGCATCTGGAGCGGGTAAAGACCCCCGCGACGGCGGCCGGCTTGTCGAAGACCATCATCAGCACGTCGGTACGGTTTTTGTACTTGATGCCGGCGGAAGCCGTCGCCATGCGCACGCCGCGCAACGGCGGCATGGCGACAAAGGATTTCGGAGCAAGCGGAGAGACGGAACCGGACATCAGGAAACCTGCCAATGAGCATTTCCGGGCGGCGTCGGAGCCGGGGCGCTGTCTGGAAATGCGACAACATAGTGAAGGGCCCGGAAGAACCGGGCCCGATGCGAATATTACTGCTGCGGCGCCGGCTGGGCGGGCTCACTGCCCGGTTCGGGCTGCTTGTTGGCCTGATCATAACCCTTGCGCAGCGTCTCGTCCGAGATCTCGATCTTGGCGGACGTCTTGGCCTGGTTGAGAAGTGCAAGATACTTGTCGCGCATGACGAGCTGACGAACCTGATCCTGGACCTGATCGAAAGGCGGCGGCGGAGCGTCGCGCTTGTCCTCGACCTTGATGACATGATAGCCGAAGTCGGTCTTCACAGGGGTCTTGGAATAGGCGCCCTTCTCGAGCGCGAAGGCTGCGTCCTCGAACTCCTTGACCATGCGCCCGCGCGAGAAATAACCGAGATCGCCGCCTTCCGACTTGTTCGGATCGGTGGATTTTTCCTTGGCGAGTTCGGCGAAATCCTTGCCGGCGTCGAGCTGCTTGATGATCTCCTTGGCTTCGTCCTCGGTCTTGACCAGGATATGGCGGGCGTGGACTTCCTCCTGCTTCGGCAGGGCTGCGACTTCCTTGTCGTAGCGCGCCTTGACTTCGTCAGGCGTCACGGTGTCGACGACATGCTTCTTGAAATAGGCGTTGTGCAGCTCGCGGTCGGAAAGATACTGCATGCGCTTCTTGAATTCATCGGTCTGGTCCAGCTTCTCGGCGATGGCGTCGGCGGCAAGGAGCTTCACGTCGATGGCGGCGGACAGGGCTGCGACCTTTTTCTGGTCATCGGGAAGCTGCGCCAGCTGCGGATCGAGATTGGCGACGGCAAGATCGAGTTCCGACTGGTGGATCTCCAGATTGCCGACCTTGGCGACGACGGCGTCCTCGGCATGGGCCGGAGCCTGGAATGCAACGAAAGTTGCAAACGCCAGCAGGGCGAATTTATTGGTGCTCAACATCAAATAACCCTTCACAGTTATGTCGCCGGCGTCAGCATCGCCTATTCCAGCTCAAAATAGCCATCAACACCGGATTGTGGCCTTTCTGTATCCGCCAAATCCGTTGACATCATTCGACCCCCCTCTTATCTGTCACGCAACCTCGCGTCCAGAACAGTTTCCGGGCGTTTCAAGGCGTGCGCCTGATTTTCGGCTGGGCCGCGGACAAGAAACGTCGCGGATGAATATTGAGAAAGGACCAGTCACATGGTCAGCTTTGGCGGTATAGCCCGCAAGTTATTTGGGTCGTCCAATGATCGCCGCGTGCGGTCCTTCCAGCCGAACGTCACCGCGATCAACTCCATCGAAGAGAAGACGAAGGCTCTGACGGACGAGCAGCTGGCGGCAAAGACCGAGGAGTTCCGCGCTCTTCTGGCCGAAGGCAAGACGCTCGACGACATCCTGATCCCCGCCTTCGCCGTCGTGCGTGAGGCTTCGCGCCGCGTTCTCGGCCTGCGACCTTTTGACGTACAGCTGATCGGCGGCATGATCCTGCACTCGAACGCGATCGCCGAGATGAAGACCGGCGAAGGCAAGACCCTCGTCGCCACCCTGCCGGTCTATCTGAACGCGCTTTCCGGCAAGGGCGTGCACGTCGTCACCGTCAACGATTATCTCGCCCAGCGCGACGCCGCCACCATGGGCCGCGTCTACGGCTTCCTCGGCATGACCACGGGAGTCATCGTCCACGGTCTCTCCGACGAGGAGCGCCGAGCGGCCTATGCCTGCGACATCACCTACGCCACCAACAACGAACTCGGCTTTGACTATCTGCGCGATAATATGAAGTACGAGAAGAACCAGATGGTTCAGCGCGGCCATAATTTCGCGATCGTCGATGAAGTGGACTCGATCCTCGTCGACGAGGCGCGCACGCCGCTGATTATCTCCGGCCCGCTCGACGACCGCTCCGAACTCTACAATACGATCGACGCCTTCATTCCGCTGCTCGTTCCCAGCGATTACGAAATCGACGAGAAGCAGCGCTCCGCCAACTTCTCCGAGGAAGGCACCGAGAAGCTGGAAAACTTGCTGCGCCAGGCCGGTCTCCTGAAGGGCAACGGGCTCTACGACATCGAAAACGTCGCGATCGTCCACCACATCAACAATGCGCTGAAGGCCCACAAACTCTTCCAGCGCGACAAGGACTACATCGTCCGCAACGGCGAAGTCGTCATTATCGACGAATTCACCGGCCGTATGATGCCGGGCCGGCGTTATTCGGAAGGCCAGCACCAGGCGCTCGAAGCCAAGGAAAAGGTGCAGATCCAGCCGGAAAACCAGACGCTGGCTTCGATCACCTTCCAGAACTACTTCCGCATGTACGATAAACTCGCCGGCATGACCGGCACGGCGCAGACGGAAGCGGAAGAATTCGGCAATATCTACAATCTCGACGTGGTCGAAGTTCCGACCAACCTGCCGATCAAGCGTATCGACGAGGACGACGAGGTCTACCGGACCTTCGACGAGAAGTTCAAGGCGATCATCGCGGAAATTCTAGACGCCCATAAGCGCGGCCAGCCAGTGCTCGTCGGTACGACCTCGATCGAGAAGTCGGAGTTGCTTGCCGAGCGCCTGCGCATGCAAGGTTTCAACGACTTCCAGGTGCTGAACGCCCGCTATCACGAGCAGGAAGCCTATATCGTCGCCCAGGCCGGCGTGCCGGGCGCCGTCACGATCGCCACCAACATGGCCGGCCGCGGCACCGACATTCAGCTCGGCGGCAACCTGGAAATGCGTATCGAGCGTGAACTCGGCGATGTCGAAGCCGGTCCGGAGCGAGAGGCCCGGATCCAGGCGATCGTCGAAGAGATCAAGGAACTCAAGCAGAAGGCGCTCGCCGCCGGCGGCCTCTATGTGATCGCCACCGAACGCCACGAGAGCCGGCGCATCGACAATCAGCTGCGCGGCCGCTCGGGCCGTCAGGGCGACCCCGGCCGCTCGAAATTCTACCTGTCGCTTCAGGACGACCTGATGCGCATCTTCGGCTCCGACCGCATGGACAGCATGCTGACCAAGCTCGGCCTCAAGGAGGGCGAGGCAATCGTCCATCCCTGGATCAACAAGGCGCTGGAGCGCGCGCAGAAGAAGGTCGAGGCCCGCAACTTCGACATCCGCAAGAACCTGCTGAAGTACGACGACGTTCTCAACGATCAGCGCAAGGTGATCTTCGAGCAGCGTCTCGAACTGATGGAATCGACCAATATCTCCGAGACCGTATCCGACATGCGCCGCGAAGTGATCGAGGATCTGGTCGAAAAGCATATTCCCGAACGCGCCTATGCCGAACAATGGGATGCCGTTGGCCTGAAGACCGGCGTCACCAATATCCTGAATCTCGATCTGCCGATCGAGGATTGGTTCAAGGAGGAAGGCATCGGAGAGGACGATATTCGCGAGCGCCTGACGGAAGCCGCCAATGCCGCCTTTACCGAGAAGGCCGAGCGTTTCGGCGATGACATCATGCATTATGTCGAGCGCTCGATCGTCATGCAGACGCTCGATCACCTTTGGCGCGAGCACATCGTCAACCTCGACCACCTGCGCTCGGTCATCGGCTTCCGCGGTTACGCCCAGCGCGATCCGCTGCAGGAATACAAATCTGAAGCCTTCGAACTCTTCACCGGCCTCCTCAACAATCTGCGCGAGGCCGTCACCGCCCAGCTGATGCGCGTCGAATTGGTGCAGCAGGCACCGGCCGAACCCGAACCGCCGCTGATGCAGGCCCACCATCTCGATCCAATGACCGGCGAGGACGATTTCGCTCCGATCTACCACGCCTCCGAAGTGATCGTCGCGCCCGAGAACCGCAATCCCGAGGACCCCACCACCTGGGGCAAGGTCGGGCGCAACGAGGCCTGCCCCTGCGGCTCCGGCAAGAAATACAAGCATTGCCACGGGGCCTTCGAACAGGTCTGAGGCAGATACGACAGCTCTGAAAATGCCGCCTTCGGGCGGCATTTGCTTTTTTGCGGTAACGCCGGGCAGCTGGAATTCCAAGCCCGCGGCCAGGCCGTTCCGGAACCGTTTCTTAACCCTGCTCTGTCAAGACTTCGGGGGACGATTTGCCTGACCTCAGAGTTTTGCGTGTTCATCATGGCAGTCATAGAAACAGCGGAGAAGATGCTGCCGGCGGGCCTGCGCCCGATTGGCGGCCGTACGCTGCGCATGCTCGCGGCCGTGCTGACCGAAGGCGGAGAGAAGGCCGCCGCCCAGCGCATGGCGCTGACGGCCTTTTCGATCCGCATCCTCAGCGCAGCGCTTGCCTTCGTTTCCCAGATCGTGCTCGCGCGGCTGATGGGCGAATATGAATACGGCATCTTCGTTTTCGTCTGGGTGCTCGTCGTCGTCTTCGGCGACCTCTCCTGCCTCGGCTTCCACACTGCGATCGTCCGCTTTCTGCCGCGGTACAAGGCGGCGGGCGCCTTCGAGGAAATCCGTGGCCTGACCGGTACGGCGCGCATCTTCGCGCTGCTGTCCGGCACGGCGATGCTTGCCGCCGGCATGCTCGGTCTGCATTTCTTCGGGGATATGATCGAGCCCTATTATCTCGCCCCGATCTTCCTCGGCCTGTTCGCCATGCCGATGATCGCGCTTG
Encoded here:
- the grxC gene encoding glutaredoxin 3 encodes the protein MVPVTIYTRQFCGYCSRAKSLLEQKGVDYVEHDATYSPDLRQEMLGKSNGRTTFPQIFIGAEHIGGCDDLFALDRAGKLDPMLAA
- a CDS encoding Flp family type IVb pilin; protein product: MRLLKAFFSDGAGATAVEYGLIAAVICTALVSGLGFFTGSLQNVFNVVSNNITVN
- a CDS encoding aspartate kinase, translating into MARIVMKFGGTSVADLDRIKNVARHVKREVDAGHEVAVVVSAMSGKTNELVGWVQGTPKVIGANSPFYDAREYDAVVASGEQVTSGLLAIALQAMDINARSWQGWQIPIRTDNAHGAARILDIDGSDIIKRMGEGQVAVIAGFQGLGPDNRIATLGRGGSDTSAVAIAAAVKADRCDIYTDVDGVYTTDPRIVPQARRLKKIAFEEMLEMASLGAKVLQVRSVELAMVHKVRTFVRSSFEDPDAPGMGDLLNPPGTLICDEDEIVEQEVVTGIAYAKDEAQISLRRLADRPGVSAAIFGPLAESHINVDMIVQNISEDGSKTDMTFTVPSGDVEKAIKVLGDHKEKIGYDVVQNESGLVKVSVIGIGMRSHAGVAATAFRALAEKGINIKAITTSEIKISILIDGPYAELAVRTLHSCYGLDKN
- a CDS encoding carbon-nitrogen hydrolase family protein, with the translated sequence MSFKAAAIQMCSGVDPVKNAAVMARLVREAAAQGASYVQTPEMTGMLQRDRVAARAVLADEANDVIVKTGSELAREFGIHMHVGSTAIALSDGKIANRGFLFGPDGRILNRYDKIHMFDVDLDNGESWRESAAYTAGSEARVLSLPFAEMGFAICYDVRFPALFRAQAVAGAEVMTVPAAFTRQTGEAHWEILLRARAIENGVFVIAAAQAGRHEDGRETFGHSMIIDPWGTVLASAGATGEAVILAEIDPGAVKAAHDKIPNLRNGREFSVERIAGAVAGGVAA
- a CDS encoding DUF1178 family protein, with the translated sequence MIRYSLACDNAHEFEGWFSESADFDRQVASGFLTCPVCHSAAVSKLLMAPSVSTARKKDERQTLAMDAMRQEALQKLKEAVAAVKANSEDVGTKFPEEARKIHYGEADPRGIIGQATLDEAQALVEEGIEIAAIPVLPEDVH
- the ubiG gene encoding bifunctional 2-polyprenyl-6-hydroxyphenol methylase/3-demethylubiquinol 3-O-methyltransferase UbiG, with the translated sequence MTEGARSTIDQGEVDRFSAMAAEWWSPTGKFRPLHKFNPVRLAYIRDKACENFGRDPKSPRPLEGLRVLDIGCGGGLLSEPVARMGASVIGADPSEKNIGIASTHAKASGVPVDYRAVTAEELAEAGETFDIVLNMEVVEHVAEVDFFMTTCAKMVRPGGLIFVATINRTMKAAALAIFAAEEILRWLPRGTHQYEKLVRPEELEGPLASSGLEITDRTGVFFNPLSNQWNLSKDMDVNYMLLAKRPA
- a CDS encoding ComF family protein, producing MGPIDFERPADFLRTQFLRPFSAFVDFLYPPACSVCGVSTGGHRGLCAKCWSGIRFIERPYCEVLGIPFSHDLGAGILSAEAIANPPPFDRLRSAATHDYAVRDLVHGLKYRDRTDLAPMMAGWMLRASDGTVESCDALIPVPLHRTRMLTRRFNQAAELARHMARLSGRPLLAATLVRVKRTSQQVGLGARAREDNVRGAFAIAKGRENDIFGKRIILVDDVYTTGATVAAASRTLRKAGAAEITVLTFARALSEPI
- the mutT gene encoding 8-oxo-dGTP diphosphatase MutT; this translates as MSEAGRKILLVAACALIDADGRILLAQRPEGKSLAGLWEFPGGKVEPGETPEETLVRELEEELGIKTKIACLAPLTFASHSYEAFHLLMPLYICRRYEGVAHGREGQALKWVRAQALRDYPMPPADEPLIPMLQDLL
- a CDS encoding methyltransferase domain-containing protein, yielding MEMIFDRALIAAHRHRALVNNDRKAAFLLDIAAEEMAERLAVVERRFETAVELHGATGAAARAAMATGKISTMIRVESEKAYAAPNESVIEAPLEDVPLDPQSANLILAPLSLHLTNDTPGVFIQIRRALKPDGLFLAAIPGAGTLQELRDALLTAEVEMTGGASPRVIPFADVRDVGSLMQRAGFTLPVIDAETYTVRYDSLFPLMRDLRAMGMSNPLAARGRMPLTRAFFLRAAEIYAERYADPDGRIRATFAIIYVSGWAAHESQQRPLQPGSAKARLADALKVHEHKLRQ